ACATGGAACTGGCGGACAAAACTCCCGGCGGCGCCCCGCAAGAAGCCCCCGGCGTCGGCCCGCTGAAACTGCAGGACCACGGCAACCCGGTGGCCTTCCGCAATATCTGGATCGTCGAGAAGAAGTAACTCGCGATTGCGATGCTTCAACGCTTAAGCCCAGGGAAGGCCCTCGCAGACTGTTCCATCGGGACAGTCAAGCTTGGCCTTCCCTGGGCTTTTTACGCGCGCTATGTCTGAACAGAAGCTACTTCTTCACGGCTGCCATCGAACGCGGTACGAGTTGCAGCACGAATACCGAGTCCCAACCGTCGGCAGACGTCGAACCGAGTACGATAAACTGATTCAACGGCACTTCGACGGTCGACGAGATGTTCGCGATATTCGCAATCACTTCGCCATTCGCGACCTGGTGACCTACGATGTTGACATTGAACATCGGGCGACCGTCCTTGGGGCCGGATTGAATTCCCTCGAACTGGAGTTGGTACGAATCTTCGCCCACTTGGGGACGGCATTCCACGTTGAACGACTTGGATGCATCTCCCACGTTGATCATCATCTGTCCCACCAGACTCAGATTTGAAATGCCCAGGTCGCCAAGTTCCTGCACAACCGGCTCGAGTCCCGGCGGCACGTCAGCGCCTTGCCCTTTGCTCCCGAGCCAAATGACGCGCACGGTCACTGGGGGCAACGCCGATGATACTTCCGCGGCGACTTCGCTGGCCTGGTCGAGCTCTCGCAGCAACACCTCCGTTTGCTTCTGGAGTTCCGGCAGCGCGCTGACGATCAAGCGGTTCGCTCTCACATCGACAGCGACGCGCATATCCGAGTCCGACTGCAACACTTGCGCGATCGTTTGTCCGGCCTCCTGCGCCTGAACGAACTTCAAGTGGTACACTCTCAACTCCGAACGCTCGGCCTCTTGCGCATACACGGGCATTGCGCCGCACAGGGCCGCCAGGATCAGACAGGCGCCAGTCGCCAACCGGCGCAGCTTGGCTCGTTCGTTGAATCGCATGTCAAATCTCCTCGATTGAGAAAAGGTTGTGTGTTAGTTCGCTTCGCTTTCCTGTGCCT
This DNA window, taken from Planctomycetia bacterium, encodes the following:
- a CDS encoding secretin N-terminal domain-containing protein, whose amino-acid sequence is MRFNERAKLRRLATGACLILAALCGAMPVYAQEAERSELRVYHLKFVQAQEAGQTIAQVLQSDSDMRVAVDVRANRLIVSALPELQKQTEVLLRELDQASEVAAEVSSALPPVTVRVIWLGSKGQGADVPPGLEPVVQELGDLGISNLSLVGQMMINVGDASKSFNVECRPQVGEDSYQLQFEGIQSGPKDGRPMFNVNIVGHQVANGEVIANIANISSTVEVPLNQFIVLGSTSADGWDSVFVLQLVPRSMAAVKK